In Synechococcus sp. RS9909, one genomic interval encodes:
- a CDS encoding HNH endonuclease codes for MHNRDAVFLEDLCPKLRVRRWRQSLHTYTGKSCIYCGKPSESIDHVLPRSRGGLSVTENCVPACLSCNGHKSDADAFDWYRRQRFYDPRRAMAIRAWMDGDLRLALRLLQWAQPDLDTAQVADLDNRDADDDLQSGSWQLQPA; via the coding sequence ATGCACAACAGGGATGCGGTTTTCCTTGAAGATCTCTGCCCGAAGTTACGTGTCCGACGATGGCGTCAATCGCTCCACACTTACACCGGAAAAAGTTGCATTTATTGCGGCAAACCATCCGAATCGATTGATCATGTGCTGCCCCGCAGCCGTGGTGGTCTGAGCGTCACCGAAAATTGTGTTCCCGCTTGCCTCTCCTGCAACGGACACAAATCCGACGCGGATGCGTTCGACTGGTATCGCCGGCAGCGTTTTTACGACCCGCGACGCGCGATGGCGATCCGGGCCTGGATGGATGGGGACCTACGTCTGGCACTCCGCCTGTTGCAGTGGGCCCAGCCGGATCTCGACACCGCACAGGTTGCCGATCTGGACAACCGCGATGCCGACGATGACCTCCAGAGCGGCAGCTGGCAACTCCAACCGGCCTGA